The following are from one region of the Pseudohongiella spirulinae genome:
- the rodA gene encoding rod shape-determining protein RodA — protein sequence MAELLRRLYAPRFDLSPQERTLAWRLHLDLPLLAALLLLSCLGMFVLYSASGEHGPTVVRQAIRLGVGFAVLLVFAQLPPRTFRYWAIPLFVVGLLLLVLVLFFGSVSNGAQRWLRIPGLGLFQPSEIMKLSLPITVAWYFSKRSLPPSLLDIAVALVIIAVPSFLIANQPDLGTSILVGMAGIIVLFFAGISWRIVSFAGISAVIAAPLMYLFVLEPYQRRRVDTLFNPEADPLGAGWNIIQSKIAIGSGGLFGKGWLNGTQSRLDFLPESSTDFILAVIGEEFGFIGIVILLALYMFIIARGMIISWQARETFSRLLGISLSLTFCIYVIVNMGMVSGLLPVVGVPLPLVSYGGTSAVTLLAGFGILMSIHTHRRLLPP from the coding sequence ATGGCAGAACTATTGCGACGATTATACGCTCCGCGCTTCGACCTGAGTCCACAGGAGCGTACACTTGCCTGGCGTCTGCATCTGGATTTGCCACTGCTGGCCGCATTGTTGTTGTTGAGTTGTCTGGGCATGTTTGTGTTGTACAGCGCCAGTGGTGAACATGGGCCTACGGTGGTGCGGCAGGCGATACGGCTGGGAGTGGGATTTGCGGTACTGCTGGTGTTTGCCCAGTTGCCGCCCAGAACATTCAGGTATTGGGCAATTCCTCTGTTTGTGGTGGGTTTGCTGCTTCTGGTACTGGTGCTGTTTTTTGGTTCGGTCTCCAATGGAGCTCAGCGCTGGCTGCGGATACCCGGTCTGGGGCTGTTTCAGCCATCTGAAATTATGAAGCTGTCATTGCCGATCACAGTTGCCTGGTATTTCAGTAAACGCAGTCTGCCACCATCGCTGCTGGACATCGCCGTAGCGCTTGTGATTATTGCTGTTCCCAGTTTTCTGATTGCCAATCAGCCGGATCTTGGTACTTCAATCCTGGTGGGCATGGCCGGTATTATTGTGTTGTTTTTTGCTGGCATTTCATGGCGAATTGTCTCCTTTGCTGGCATTTCTGCAGTGATAGCCGCGCCATTAATGTATCTGTTTGTGCTGGAGCCCTATCAGCGTCGGCGGGTTGATACCTTGTTTAATCCAGAGGCGGATCCACTGGGCGCTGGCTGGAATATTATTCAATCCAAGATTGCAATTGGCTCTGGCGGCCTGTTTGGTAAAGGCTGGCTGAACGGCACGCAATCAAGACTGGATTTTCTTCCCGAGTCTTCCACAGACTTCATCCTTGCTGTGATTGGTGAGGAGTTCGGTTTTATCGGTATTGTGATCCTGCTGGCACTTTATATGTTCATTATTGCCCGAGGCATGATAATCAGCTGGCAGGCTCGCGAGACCTTCTCCAGATTGCTTGGCATCAGTCTGTCCTTGACCTTCTGTATCTACGTGATTGTTAATATGGGCATGGTCTCCGGCCTGTTGCCAGTGGTTGGTGTACCGCTGCCGCTGGTCAGTTATGGTGGTACCTCTGCCGTAACGCTACTGGCTGGTTTTGGCATATTAATGTCAATTCACACACATCGTCGACTGCTGCCTCCCTGA
- the hisS gene encoding histidine--tRNA ligase yields MSKIQAIRGMNDILPADSAVWQYLEKVTEQVVQSYGYREIRFPLLEQTQLFKRSIGEVTDIVEKEMYCFTDRNGDELSLRPEGTAGCVRAAEQHGLLYNQQQRLWYRGPMFRHERPQKGRYRQFHQVGVESFGMAGPDIDAEIILVSVALWRALGLTEHVRLEINNIGTSADRQAFGKALTTFLLQHEDALDEDSRRRLHSNPLRVLDSKVPETRSILQGAPRLTDFVSQDTRDHYEALKSLLRDNKVQFIENANLVRGLDYYNNMVFEWVTDELGAQGTVCAGGRYDSLVAQLGGRGTPAVGLAFGMERLILLLESTSQVPEYVRSPLDIYVIGSDKELGAAALQLTEQLRNTLPGLRCALHCGGGKFNNQLKKAYNSGAAAAVIVDAAESDDYELRYRKLDDEGETQSVSLAELIETLRSEFGTAGCP; encoded by the coding sequence ATGAGCAAGATCCAGGCTATCCGCGGAATGAACGACATTCTGCCGGCCGACTCTGCCGTCTGGCAGTATCTGGAAAAGGTAACCGAACAGGTCGTTCAGTCTTATGGCTATCGTGAGATCCGTTTTCCTTTGCTGGAGCAGACGCAACTGTTCAAGCGCTCTATCGGGGAAGTAACCGACATCGTCGAGAAGGAGATGTATTGCTTCACCGATCGCAACGGTGATGAGCTCAGTCTGCGTCCGGAAGGCACGGCCGGCTGTGTGCGTGCTGCCGAGCAGCATGGGTTGCTTTATAACCAGCAGCAGCGTCTTTGGTACCGCGGCCCCATGTTCCGGCATGAGCGTCCGCAGAAGGGGCGCTATCGGCAGTTCCACCAGGTGGGTGTGGAAAGCTTTGGCATGGCCGGCCCGGATATTGATGCCGAGATCATTCTGGTGTCAGTGGCGCTCTGGCGAGCGCTGGGCCTGACTGAGCACGTGCGACTGGAAATAAACAACATTGGTACTTCCGCAGACCGGCAGGCATTTGGCAAAGCCCTGACGACGTTCCTGTTACAGCATGAGGACGCACTGGATGAAGACAGTCGCCGTCGCCTGCACAGCAATCCGCTGCGTGTGCTGGATTCCAAGGTGCCAGAAACGCGAAGTATATTGCAGGGGGCGCCTCGCCTGACAGACTTTGTCAGTCAGGATACGCGGGATCACTATGAGGCCTTGAAGTCACTGCTGCGGGATAACAAAGTGCAGTTCATTGAAAACGCCAATCTGGTTCGCGGGCTGGATTACTATAACAATATGGTGTTCGAATGGGTGACCGATGAGCTGGGTGCCCAGGGCACAGTTTGTGCTGGTGGCCGGTATGATTCTCTGGTGGCTCAACTGGGAGGTCGCGGCACGCCTGCGGTAGGCCTGGCTTTTGGCATGGAACGTCTTATTCTGTTGCTGGAAAGTACCAGTCAGGTGCCTGAATACGTGCGCAGCCCCCTGGACATTTATGTTATCGGCTCAGATAAAGAGCTGGGAGCAGCCGCACTGCAACTGACAGAGCAGCTCCGCAACACCTTGCCCGGATTGCGCTGTGCACTGCATTGTGGAGGCGGTAAGTTCAACAATCAGTTAAAGAAAGCCTATAATAGCGGCGCTGCTGCGGCAGTGATTGTCGATGCAGCGGAAAGTGACGACTATGAGCTCAGATACCGGAAGCTGGATGATGAAGGTGAGACCCAGTCGGTGAGCCTGGCAGAATTGATCGAAACACTTCGCAGTGAGTTTGGCACGGCTGGCTGTCCTTGA
- a CDS encoding DoxX family protein: protein MSVIRSLGKLVNAIGENTQTLSWTIMRVLGSAMFMTHGWPKIFGERAQPLTGGMDFFGIDVGLNMLWVAGVIELFGGALLVLGLFTRYAAALAAILMVMAYLTAHPAWFPTLNNGELAAMYFVMYFVLFSFGPGKLSIDALLMSRR, encoded by the coding sequence ATGTCAGTTATCCGTTCGCTGGGCAAATTGGTTAACGCCATCGGCGAAAATACCCAGACACTGTCATGGACCATTATGCGCGTATTGGGCAGTGCCATGTTCATGACCCACGGTTGGCCAAAAATCTTTGGTGAGCGGGCTCAGCCGCTGACCGGCGGAATGGATTTTTTTGGCATTGATGTCGGGCTCAATATGCTCTGGGTTGCAGGTGTTATAGAATTGTTTGGCGGTGCTTTGCTGGTGCTGGGGCTGTTCACCCGCTACGCCGCTGCACTGGCCGCCATACTGATGGTCATGGCATACCTGACTGCGCACCCTGCCTGGTTCCCGACCTTGAACAATGGTGAGCTGGCGGCTATGTACTTTGTAATGTACTTCGTACTGTTTTCCTTTGGCCCCGGCAAACTGAGCATCGATGCCCTGCTGATGTCACGTCGGTGA
- the ndk gene encoding nucleoside-diphosphate kinase → MAIERTLSIIKPDAVGKNVIGEIYSRFEKAGLRVVAAKMLQLTDESAGGFYAEHKERGFFKDLIAFMTSGPVMVQVLEGEGAVALNRELMGATNPADAAPGTIRADFANSIDANAVHGSDSAQSAAREIAYFFKDEEICPRA, encoded by the coding sequence ATGGCAATTGAACGTACTTTATCCATCATTAAACCTGATGCGGTTGGCAAAAATGTCATCGGCGAAATCTATTCCCGTTTTGAAAAAGCCGGTTTGCGTGTTGTGGCCGCCAAAATGCTGCAATTGACCGATGAGTCAGCCGGTGGCTTTTATGCCGAGCATAAAGAGCGCGGCTTTTTCAAGGATCTGATCGCGTTCATGACCTCTGGTCCGGTCATGGTGCAGGTGCTGGAAGGTGAGGGTGCAGTTGCCTTGAATCGTGAGCTGATGGGTGCAACTAACCCTGCGGACGCGGCGCCCGGCACTATCCGTGCGGATTTCGCTAATTCTATCGATGCCAATGCAGTTCACGGTTCAGATTCCGCTCAGTCGGCTGCCCGTGAAATTGCCTACTTCTTCAAGGATGAAGAAATCTGCCCTCGCGCTTGA
- a CDS encoding MBL fold metallo-hydrolase — protein sequence MKTATVWQDCGFGITCIDTGLFRDGLAACYLLRSGDEVALIDTGPRNSVPRILQTIADHGLTPDQVRWVMPTHVHLDHAGGAGALLAEFPNADMLVHERGARHMIEPAKLQAGSLAVYGEKRYKAAFGELVAADADRVISVVEGDEFCVGTRRLQILDTPGHARHHYVVWDAESNGLFTGDTFGVSYPELNTGRQPFIFPPTTPVQFDPQAWHASLDRLLTLPVERVFLTHFGMHEQPQSLAQQLHEQIDRYVNLARQVVAGKSRSDWSADELHPVLSAKLMQNSLDELAARRCPQPPALIRQALAGDMDLNAQGLVDWLFKSSPT from the coding sequence ATGAAAACAGCAACGGTTTGGCAGGATTGCGGATTTGGCATTACCTGCATTGATACCGGGTTGTTTCGTGACGGTCTGGCGGCCTGTTATCTGCTGCGTTCAGGAGATGAAGTCGCCCTGATCGATACCGGGCCGCGCAATAGTGTGCCAAGAATACTTCAGACCATTGCCGATCATGGTCTTACTCCAGATCAGGTTCGCTGGGTTATGCCTACCCACGTCCATCTTGATCATGCCGGCGGTGCCGGGGCTTTGCTTGCGGAATTCCCCAATGCCGACATGCTTGTCCATGAGCGCGGCGCCCGACACATGATTGAACCCGCGAAGTTGCAGGCGGGATCGCTGGCCGTGTATGGCGAGAAGCGTTATAAGGCGGCTTTTGGTGAGCTGGTGGCGGCTGATGCTGATCGTGTTATCAGTGTGGTCGAGGGCGATGAATTCTGTGTCGGCACCCGCCGATTGCAGATACTCGATACGCCGGGGCATGCCCGGCATCATTACGTGGTCTGGGATGCTGAAAGCAATGGCTTGTTTACCGGAGATACCTTTGGAGTCAGTTACCCAGAGCTGAACACGGGTCGACAGCCTTTTATATTTCCGCCGACAACACCTGTTCAGTTTGACCCGCAGGCATGGCATGCCTCCCTGGATCGCCTGTTGACGTTACCGGTGGAGCGAGTCTTTCTCACACATTTTGGCATGCACGAACAACCTCAGTCGCTGGCTCAGCAGTTACACGAACAGATCGATCGTTACGTCAATCTGGCGCGCCAGGTTGTGGCAGGCAAGTCCCGCTCAGACTGGTCAGCCGACGAACTGCACCCGGTGTTATCCGCCAAGCTCATGCAGAACAGTCTGGATGAACTGGCGGCACGGCGCTGCCCACAACCGCCGGCTCTCATTCGACAGGCCCTGGCGGGAGATATGGACCTCAATGCTCAGGGACTTGTCGACTGGTTGTTCAAGTCGTCACCGACGTGA
- the der gene encoding ribosome biogenesis GTPase Der: MKPVIALVGRPNVGKSTLFNRLTRSRDALVADFPGLTRDRKYGEGRGASKPFIVIDTGGLEGGEEGIDFEMASQSLLAIEEADIVLLLVDGRAGLNPADEQIVEHLRKLGKPAFLIVNKVDGIDENVAVGDFYGLGIADIFAITASQGRGVSKMIEAVLAGYPEPLAEEERHEEGIRIAIAGRPNVGKSTLVNRMLGEERVVVFDMPGTTRDSVYIPFERHGKRYTLIDTAGIRRRGKTTQTVEKFSVVKSLTAIQDANVVVLVVDARDGIVEQDLHLLGYVLDAGRALVIALNKWDGMDLEQKKKIKSDIRRRFSFVDFAAIHFISALHGTGVGDLYQSIEKAYESAKRKLSTNQLTRILQDAVLDHAPPMINGRRIKMKYAHAGGQNPPVIVIHGKQTDKLPDHYKRYLEKTFRHVLKLEGTPVRIEMRADANPYTEHEQGLTGQQVAQKRRIAKNRKASSARDK, encoded by the coding sequence ATGAAGCCCGTAATTGCATTGGTCGGACGTCCTAATGTTGGTAAATCGACACTGTTCAATCGTCTGACACGCAGCCGTGATGCGCTGGTAGCTGATTTCCCGGGTCTGACCCGTGACCGGAAGTACGGTGAAGGTCGCGGTGCCAGCAAACCTTTTATCGTTATCGATACCGGCGGACTGGAAGGCGGCGAAGAGGGCATCGATTTCGAGATGGCTTCACAATCCCTGCTGGCGATTGAAGAAGCGGATATTGTGTTGTTGCTGGTCGACGGTCGGGCCGGTCTCAATCCGGCCGATGAACAGATAGTCGAGCACCTGCGCAAGTTGGGCAAGCCGGCCTTTTTGATTGTCAACAAGGTTGACGGCATTGACGAAAATGTCGCGGTTGGCGATTTCTACGGTCTGGGCATTGCCGATATTTTTGCTATCACAGCGTCTCAGGGACGCGGTGTCAGTAAAATGATAGAAGCCGTGCTTGCTGGATATCCAGAGCCGCTGGCCGAAGAAGAACGGCATGAAGAAGGTATCCGTATTGCCATCGCCGGGCGGCCCAATGTCGGAAAGTCCACGCTGGTCAATCGCATGCTGGGTGAAGAACGAGTGGTGGTATTTGATATGCCGGGCACTACCCGTGACAGCGTATACATTCCTTTCGAACGGCATGGTAAACGCTATACGCTGATCGACACGGCGGGTATTCGTCGGCGTGGCAAAACAACTCAGACGGTTGAAAAGTTCTCGGTGGTCAAGTCTTTGACTGCAATTCAGGATGCTAACGTTGTGGTGCTGGTTGTCGATGCGCGTGACGGCATTGTTGAACAGGATCTGCACTTGCTTGGATATGTGCTGGACGCCGGACGGGCGTTGGTCATTGCGCTCAATAAATGGGACGGGATGGATCTTGAGCAGAAAAAAAAGATCAAAAGTGATATCCGGCGTCGTTTCTCATTCGTTGATTTTGCCGCGATTCATTTTATTTCTGCATTGCACGGCACAGGCGTAGGCGACCTGTATCAGTCTATTGAAAAAGCCTACGAATCTGCAAAACGCAAGCTCAGTACCAATCAATTGACACGCATTTTGCAGGACGCGGTGCTGGATCACGCACCACCGATGATTAACGGGCGGCGCATCAAAATGAAATACGCCCATGCTGGCGGTCAGAACCCGCCTGTAATCGTTATTCACGGCAAGCAGACAGATAAATTACCTGATCACTATAAACGCTATCTGGAGAAAACCTTCCGGCACGTGCTCAAGCTGGAGGGGACGCCTGTCCGGATAGAAATGCGCGCTGATGCCAACCCCTATACTGAGCACGAACAAGGTTTGACCGGGCAGCAGGTCGCACAAAAACGTCGCATAGCAAAAAACAGAAAGGCATCGTCTGCCAGAGATAAATAG
- the ispG gene encoding flavodoxin-dependent (E)-4-hydroxy-3-methylbut-2-enyl-diphosphate synthase, translating into MMKESPIKRRKSRQIMVGNVPVGGNAPISVQSMTNTETCDVPATVAQIQRLAAVGADIVRVSVPSMEAAEAFREIRRQVSLPLVADIHFDYKIALKVAEYGVDCLRINPGNIGSEKRIRAVIDAARDKGIPLRIGVNAGSLGKTLLRKYKEPTAEAMVESALTQIDILDKLDFQDFKISLKASEIFMTLDAYRTLASQIEQPLHLGITEAGGLRSGTVKSAIGLGALLMDGIGDTIRISLAADPVEEIRVGFDILKSLGLRSKGVNLVACPSCSRQNFDVIGVVNQLEARLEDIITPVDVAVIGCIVNGPGEAKVAEIGLTGASPSNLAYVDGKPDHKVDNSKLVDELEAMVRARVAAKLKAEQEQASGAIIARG; encoded by the coding sequence ATGATGAAAGAGTCACCCATAAAACGTCGCAAGAGCCGACAGATCATGGTGGGCAATGTGCCGGTCGGTGGCAATGCGCCGATATCTGTGCAAAGTATGACCAATACAGAAACTTGCGATGTGCCGGCCACGGTCGCACAGATTCAGCGTCTGGCCGCTGTTGGTGCGGACATCGTGCGGGTCTCGGTGCCGTCAATGGAGGCGGCGGAAGCCTTCCGGGAGATTCGTCGACAGGTCTCTTTGCCACTGGTGGCAGATATCCACTTCGATTACAAGATTGCGCTGAAAGTGGCTGAGTATGGCGTCGATTGTCTGCGTATCAACCCGGGTAATATTGGCAGCGAAAAACGAATTCGGGCCGTGATTGATGCGGCCCGCGATAAAGGCATTCCGCTGCGTATAGGTGTTAACGCGGGTTCATTGGGTAAAACGCTGCTTCGCAAGTACAAGGAACCGACAGCCGAGGCGATGGTGGAGTCGGCACTGACGCAAATAGATATATTGGACAAGCTGGATTTTCAGGATTTCAAGATCAGCCTGAAAGCGTCCGAAATTTTTATGACCCTGGACGCTTATCGCACACTGGCCAGCCAGATTGAACAACCTCTGCATCTGGGCATTACGGAAGCCGGCGGTCTGCGCTCTGGTACCGTAAAGTCAGCGATTGGACTGGGGGCGCTGTTGATGGACGGCATTGGAGATACCATCAGAATTTCCCTGGCCGCCGATCCGGTTGAAGAGATCCGTGTCGGGTTTGATATTCTCAAAAGCCTGGGTCTGCGCAGTAAAGGCGTGAATCTGGTCGCCTGTCCAAGCTGCTCCCGACAGAATTTTGATGTGATCGGGGTGGTTAATCAACTGGAAGCGCGTCTGGAAGATATCATTACCCCGGTCGATGTGGCGGTTATTGGCTGTATCGTGAATGGACCAGGTGAGGCGAAAGTGGCTGAGATCGGACTGACCGGAGCCAGCCCCAGCAATCTGGCTTATGTGGACGGCAAGCCCGATCACAAAGTGGACAACAGCAAGCTGGTAGACGAGCTGGAGGCCATGGTTAGAGCCAGGGTGGCGGCAAAACTTAAAGCAGAGCAGGAACAGGCGTCAGGCGCGATTATTGCGCGCGGTTGA
- a CDS encoding YfgM family protein translates to MALSADEEETLEAIKRWWHESGKMLALGIAVVAAGYFGWQFWQGAQRSSAAAASAVYDQLSAVAVTAPGQQIAESDRAQALALINTLKTDHTDSVYALYGALFAARLAVEADDLALAQQELEWLLDNTRSGLFGSTEPTLISLAQLRLAQVLLASDQASAALSLVSSVDGGSLQAEFDELRGDIYLAQGQHEQAVAAYQSAAESGNASPVLQMKISELQGSI, encoded by the coding sequence GTGGCCTTAAGTGCAGACGAAGAAGAAACCCTGGAAGCGATCAAGCGTTGGTGGCATGAAAGCGGAAAAATGCTGGCATTGGGAATTGCAGTGGTGGCGGCCGGCTATTTTGGCTGGCAGTTCTGGCAGGGGGCCCAGCGCAGCTCGGCGGCAGCGGCGTCTGCTGTTTATGACCAGTTGTCTGCCGTGGCCGTGACTGCACCGGGGCAGCAGATCGCCGAGAGCGATCGCGCGCAGGCACTGGCTTTGATTAATACGCTCAAGACTGATCATACAGATTCTGTTTACGCCTTGTATGGTGCTCTGTTTGCAGCCCGCCTGGCAGTTGAGGCTGACGATCTGGCACTTGCTCAGCAGGAGCTCGAATGGCTGCTTGATAATACCCGCAGTGGTCTGTTTGGTAGCACCGAGCCGACACTGATTAGTCTTGCTCAGTTACGACTGGCACAGGTGCTGCTGGCAAGCGACCAGGCTTCTGCGGCATTAAGCCTTGTGAGCAGTGTCGATGGTGGTAGTCTGCAAGCTGAGTTTGATGAGCTGAGGGGAGATATTTATCTTGCCCAGGGCCAGCACGAGCAAGCCGTGGCAGCCTATCAGTCAGCAGCAGAGTCGGGTAACGCGAGTCCGGTGTTACAAATGAAAATTTCGGAACTGCAAGGCAGTATCTGA
- a CDS encoding helix-turn-helix domain-containing protein produces the protein MSTQQSPSDAESSDIGSGDADLEQANLTPGELLRSQRETLELSVKQVADTLNLTMHFIRSLESDSYEKLPGDVFVRGYIRSYARLLRLDPDQLIEIYNAFGDKKQARKQEAIKRYTRRRRDKNRPWVIVSGLAFVLVALALWFFNRAPQSPEPLSSGSPAATAEQAVVNSTDQAISEIAVFESDTGPVAENNLQINWPGDDRLEIIFAEQSWVEVAHEGSDDTYQQAQQSGDHLRVSGSAPFLVSLDNATAATVIYNGRSLDISNNIRSDNSARLNVGM, from the coding sequence ATGAGCACACAACAATCGCCGTCGGACGCCGAATCATCAGATATTGGCTCCGGGGATGCAGATCTTGAACAAGCGAATTTGACGCCTGGTGAGCTGTTACGTTCACAACGTGAGACGCTTGAGCTTTCAGTGAAGCAGGTGGCTGACACGCTAAACCTGACCATGCATTTTATACGCTCTCTTGAATCCGACAGCTATGAAAAACTGCCGGGTGATGTGTTTGTGCGTGGCTATATTCGAAGTTATGCGCGCTTGCTGCGACTGGATCCGGATCAACTAATAGAGATCTACAATGCTTTCGGGGATAAGAAACAGGCCCGCAAGCAGGAAGCGATCAAGCGCTACACCCGTCGGCGTCGCGATAAAAACCGTCCCTGGGTCATTGTCTCCGGTCTGGCCTTTGTGCTGGTAGCGCTGGCTCTGTGGTTTTTTAATCGGGCTCCGCAGAGTCCCGAGCCTTTGTCTTCCGGCAGTCCTGCTGCGACGGCGGAGCAGGCTGTAGTCAATTCCACTGACCAGGCGATAAGCGAGATAGCGGTATTTGAGAGCGATACCGGGCCGGTTGCAGAGAACAATCTTCAGATTAACTGGCCAGGCGACGATAGATTGGAGATCATTTTTGCCGAACAGAGCTGGGTTGAAGTGGCTCATGAGGGCAGTGACGACACCTATCAGCAGGCACAACAATCCGGCGATCATCTGAGAGTATCCGGCTCGGCGCCGTTTCTGGTGTCACTGGATAATGCCACAGCCGCCACAGTGATTTACAATGGTCGCTCCCTGGATATCAGCAACAATATCCGCAGTGATAATAGTGCACGACTGAATGTCGGGATGTAA
- the bamB gene encoding outer membrane protein assembly factor BamB: MLMTVFTACSLFSSDDTEQPRELQSIDEQVRLQRVWSASVGNGQGEHYNRLVPAIDGDFIYAAAADGSLAAFNKESGTVRWRQRTRLPIAGGVGAAAGMVLVGTLDARVVAFDQSSGEQLWSSRVSSEVLSAPQTDGRRVVVQTIDGRLIGLDAQSGERLWIYENTVPALSLRGTSKPLLAGNTVVAGFANGLIAAVDASNGFLLWEERVAIPQGRYDIERIIDVDGDPILSGGVVYVSSYQGNLLGLNLQNGQIVWGMPGSSYNTLAMGLGNIYWTDGFSHIKAVQNNTERTVWENDDLRLRKISSPVTFNNFLAVGDFEGYLHILSQVDGRIVGRQRLDRAGIRGNILAEGRTLYVFGNSGRLTALRLP, from the coding sequence ATGCTGATGACGGTGTTCACGGCCTGTAGTCTGTTTTCCAGTGACGACACAGAGCAGCCTCGTGAGCTGCAATCAATTGACGAGCAGGTTCGACTGCAGCGGGTCTGGTCGGCCAGCGTTGGCAACGGCCAGGGTGAGCATTACAACCGCCTTGTGCCGGCAATTGATGGTGATTTTATTTACGCCGCGGCGGCCGATGGGTCGTTGGCCGCGTTTAATAAGGAAAGTGGTACTGTCCGCTGGCGCCAGCGAACCCGCCTGCCTATCGCGGGTGGGGTCGGCGCTGCAGCAGGTATGGTTCTGGTCGGGACACTTGATGCCCGGGTTGTTGCGTTTGACCAGAGCAGCGGCGAGCAGTTATGGAGTTCGCGGGTCAGCAGCGAAGTTTTATCGGCGCCACAGACCGATGGTCGGCGCGTGGTTGTGCAGACTATTGATGGTCGTCTGATTGGTCTCGACGCTCAGAGCGGTGAGCGCCTGTGGATTTACGAAAACACTGTGCCCGCTTTGTCCCTGCGTGGTACCAGCAAGCCACTGTTGGCGGGCAATACCGTCGTAGCCGGCTTTGCCAATGGATTGATTGCGGCGGTTGACGCCAGTAACGGTTTTTTGCTTTGGGAAGAGCGGGTGGCCATTCCGCAGGGTCGCTATGACATCGAGCGCATAATTGACGTTGATGGTGATCCGATCTTGTCAGGCGGCGTTGTGTATGTCAGTAGCTATCAGGGAAACCTGCTGGGTCTGAACCTGCAGAACGGACAGATCGTCTGGGGCATGCCAGGTTCCAGCTACAATACTCTGGCGATGGGGCTGGGAAACATTTACTGGACTGACGGGTTCAGCCACATCAAAGCCGTACAGAACAACACTGAGCGCACAGTCTGGGAAAATGACGATCTGCGATTGCGTAAAATCAGCAGCCCCGTGACATTTAACAACTTTCTGGCGGTAGGCGATTTTGAAGGATATCTCCACATCCTGTCTCAAGTCGACGGTCGCATCGTGGGTCGACAGCGTCTGGATCGTGCCGGTATTCGCGGCAACATCCTTGCAGAAGGCCGCACACTCTACGTATTCGGTAACAGCGGGCGCCTGACCGCACTGCGCCTGCCCTGA
- the rlmN gene encoding 23S rRNA (adenine(2503)-C(2))-methyltransferase RlmN: MMSEPTKVNLLGMSLPKMQAYFVSIDEKPFRAVQLMKWIHRRGVTDFDAMTDIGKGLREKLRATAEIRLPEIVEEYLASDGCYKWIVQVASGSKVETVYIPEAGRATLCISSQAGCTLDCSFCATGKQGFNSNLTTAEIIGQLWWANHRLNGFAEPRAGVGKANRAVSNIVMMGMGEPLLNFDNVMDALSLMMEDNAYGLSKRRVTISTAGVVPAIDRLKDYTDASLAVSLHAPNDALRNEIVPINKKYPIRELLRSVKDYMSSLPDKRVPVIEYTLIAGVNDHRQHARELAALLEDFPCKINLIPFNPFAQSDYRRPSNSSVNNFREILQKAGYTVTVRTTRGDDIGAACGQLVGNVADQTRRSARYRDAAEAAGKGLNVQNII; this comes from the coding sequence GTGATGAGCGAGCCGACCAAGGTCAATCTCCTGGGAATGAGCCTGCCCAAAATGCAGGCTTATTTCGTCTCTATTGACGAAAAACCATTCCGTGCTGTGCAGTTAATGAAGTGGATTCATCGACGTGGTGTGACTGACTTTGACGCTATGACTGATATTGGCAAAGGGCTGCGGGAAAAACTGCGGGCCACAGCCGAGATCCGGTTGCCGGAGATTGTTGAGGAGTATCTCGCCAGCGATGGATGTTACAAATGGATTGTGCAGGTCGCCAGTGGAAGTAAAGTTGAAACGGTTTATATACCTGAAGCCGGCCGCGCAACCTTGTGCATTTCTTCCCAGGCTGGCTGCACCCTGGACTGTAGTTTCTGCGCAACAGGCAAGCAGGGCTTCAACAGCAATCTGACGACGGCCGAAATCATTGGTCAGCTCTGGTGGGCCAATCATCGCCTTAATGGATTTGCCGAACCGCGGGCCGGTGTGGGTAAAGCCAATCGCGCTGTCAGCAATATTGTCATGATGGGCATGGGTGAGCCCCTGCTGAACTTTGACAATGTCATGGATGCTTTGAGCCTGATGATGGAAGACAATGCTTACGGCCTGTCCAAGCGTCGCGTGACCATCAGCACCGCCGGCGTAGTGCCTGCCATTGACCGGCTGAAAGATTACACTGATGCATCCCTGGCCGTCTCGCTGCATGCGCCCAACGATGCGCTGCGTAACGAGATTGTGCCGATCAATAAAAAGTATCCGATACGGGAACTTTTACGCAGCGTTAAAGACTATATGTCCAGCCTGCCCGATAAACGTGTGCCGGTGATTGAATACACGCTCATTGCCGGCGTAAACGATCATCGCCAGCACGCACGGGAGCTGGCCGCCTTGCTGGAAGATTTTCCTTGCAAGATAAATCTGATTCCCTTTAATCCATTTGCGCAGTCTGATTATCGGCGCCCCAGTAATTCGTCTGTTAATAATTTCAGGGAAATTCTGCAAAAGGCCGGTTATACAGTCACAGTCAGGACAACCCGGGGGGATGACATTGGTGCCGCCTGTGGTCAACTGGTTGGCAATGTGGCAGATCAGACACGTCGTAGCGCTCGTTACCGTGACGCTGCTGAAGCAGCGGGTAAAGGTCTGAACGTACAGAATATAATCTAG